The Verrucomicrobium spinosum DSM 4136 = JCM 18804 genome includes a region encoding these proteins:
- a CDS encoding SWIB/MDM2 domain-containing protein, protein MAKKSTSSERKPNPALMKPVQPDEILAVIVGSTPIPRSEVTKKLWDYIKKNGLQDPKKKTNINADEALKAVFGGKKQVTMFEMTKLVSAHIK, encoded by the coding sequence ATGGCCAAGAAATCCACCTCCTCCGAGCGCAAACCCAATCCTGCGCTGATGAAACCCGTGCAGCCCGATGAAATCCTCGCGGTCATCGTGGGCTCTACACCCATCCCACGCAGCGAAGTTACCAAGAAGCTCTGGGATTACATCAAGAAGAACGGGCTCCAGGATCCGAAGAAGAAGACGAACATCAACGCGGACGAAGCCCTCAAGGCCGTATTTGGTGGCAAGAAGCAGGTCACGATGTTTGAGATGACAAAGCTCGTCTCTGCTCACATCAAGTAA
- a CDS encoding VOC family protein translates to MIVERVKYIIWAADMDRAARFYTHVLGGTVLRQNPHICEIQIAGGIIGIHGGGEGTRTWTGLSFQVPDVVAGAAEIVAAGGELVREPQPEDDEPPHLAMCVDTEGNEIMLTRKR, encoded by the coding sequence ATGATCGTCGAACGGGTCAAATACATCATCTGGGCCGCAGACATGGACCGGGCAGCGCGCTTCTACACACACGTGTTGGGAGGCACGGTGTTGCGTCAAAATCCGCACATCTGTGAGATCCAGATCGCTGGCGGCATCATCGGCATCCACGGCGGCGGCGAGGGAACCCGTACCTGGACCGGCCTCAGCTTTCAAGTGCCGGACGTGGTGGCCGGCGCCGCCGAGATTGTGGCCGCCGGCGGCGAGTTGGTCCGAGAACCCCAGCCTGAGGACGATGAACCGCCCCACCTCGCCATGTGCGTGGACACGGAGGGGAATGAAATCATGCTGACACGAAAGCGATAG
- the nagB gene encoding glucosamine-6-phosphate deaminase, whose protein sequence is MNRRSAAEAYEKVPTSIFESSSAAAASLAKEVRELIEARNKEGKPAILGLATGSTPVPFYRELIRLHREEGLSFKNVITFNLDEYYGLGSDHPESYYRFMCDQLFDHIDIPKENIHLPSGTVPGDQVFEHCRQYEEMIDAAGGVDFQILGIGRTGHIGFNEPGSSRESLTRRITLDRITRQDAAADFRGEENVPRFAITMGVGTILRAKQIVLMAWGENKAGVVARAVEGPVTDAVSASFLQDHETARFFIDQAASRELTRIKLPWLVGPVKWSPSETRRAVCWLSSTYKRPVLKLTDEDYNEHGLSDLLSEQGPAYQLNIRIFNQLQHTISGWPGGKPNADDTFRPERAKPYPKRALIFSPEPQDAIVSIGGTIDRLIEQGHDVCLVSMTSGNLRVPDSEADKFASILQELATATPEGWGEQTEYARHILRLLEEKGPFGEDPPAVRQLKSLILRGELRDAAHALGLPPEKVQFLNLAFYEAGRYRRFKPSRDDTAQIVNLLREFKPHQIYATGDAADPSSVAALCYRGIEAALAELQSEDWAAACSIWLYRGKEKALEPWEIDMAMPMSPNQLERKARSHTRYQSLTTIEKDVVRSNQSTAEQYDSLGLANYEAMETFQRNRRG, encoded by the coding sequence ATGAACCGACGCTCCGCTGCTGAAGCCTACGAAAAAGTCCCCACCAGTATCTTTGAATCCTCTTCGGCCGCAGCCGCCTCCCTGGCCAAGGAAGTGCGCGAACTGATCGAAGCCCGCAACAAGGAGGGCAAGCCCGCCATTCTGGGGCTGGCCACGGGGTCCACCCCGGTGCCCTTCTATCGGGAGCTCATCCGCCTGCACCGTGAAGAGGGCCTCAGCTTCAAGAACGTCATCACCTTTAACCTGGACGAATACTACGGCCTCGGCTCCGACCACCCGGAGAGCTATTACCGCTTCATGTGTGATCAGCTCTTTGATCACATTGACATCCCCAAAGAGAATATCCACCTGCCCAGCGGCACCGTCCCAGGGGACCAGGTATTCGAGCACTGTCGCCAATATGAAGAAATGATCGATGCCGCCGGCGGCGTGGACTTCCAGATCCTGGGCATTGGTCGCACCGGTCACATCGGCTTCAACGAACCAGGCTCCTCCCGCGAGTCGCTGACCCGCCGCATCACGCTGGATCGCATCACCCGCCAGGACGCTGCGGCTGACTTCCGCGGGGAAGAGAACGTCCCCCGCTTTGCCATCACCATGGGGGTGGGCACTATCCTCCGGGCAAAACAGATCGTCCTGATGGCGTGGGGCGAAAACAAGGCGGGCGTCGTGGCCCGCGCCGTGGAGGGCCCGGTCACGGATGCCGTCTCCGCCTCCTTCCTGCAGGACCATGAAACCGCCCGCTTCTTCATCGACCAGGCAGCCTCCCGCGAGCTCACTCGCATCAAGCTGCCATGGCTGGTGGGTCCGGTGAAATGGTCCCCAAGCGAGACCCGCCGCGCCGTCTGCTGGCTCTCCAGCACCTACAAGCGCCCGGTGCTGAAGCTCACGGACGAAGACTACAATGAGCACGGTCTCTCCGACCTTCTCAGCGAGCAAGGCCCTGCCTACCAGCTCAACATCCGCATCTTCAACCAGCTCCAGCACACCATCTCCGGCTGGCCAGGCGGCAAACCCAATGCGGACGACACCTTCCGCCCAGAGCGAGCCAAGCCCTACCCAAAACGCGCCCTCATCTTCAGCCCTGAGCCGCAGGACGCCATCGTCAGCATCGGCGGCACCATCGACCGTCTCATCGAGCAGGGCCACGATGTCTGCCTCGTAAGCATGACCAGCGGCAACTTGCGCGTGCCCGACAGTGAGGCAGACAAGTTCGCCAGCATCCTGCAGGAACTCGCCACCGCCACCCCCGAAGGCTGGGGCGAGCAAACGGAGTATGCCCGGCACATTCTGCGACTCCTGGAGGAGAAGGGCCCCTTTGGTGAGGACCCACCCGCCGTCCGCCAGCTCAAGAGCCTGATCCTGCGTGGAGAACTGCGCGATGCAGCCCACGCTCTGGGCCTGCCACCTGAGAAAGTGCAATTCCTAAATCTGGCCTTCTACGAGGCAGGGCGTTACCGCCGCTTCAAGCCTTCGCGTGATGACACGGCACAAATCGTGAACTTGCTCCGCGAGTTCAAGCCCCACCAGATCTATGCCACGGGCGATGCGGCAGATCCCTCTAGCGTGGCCGCCCTGTGCTACCGCGGTATCGAGGCCGCCCTGGCTGAACTCCAGAGCGAAGACTGGGCCGCCGCCTGCTCCATCTGGCTCTATCGCGGCAAGGAAAAAGCCCTCGAACCCTGGGAGATCGACATGGCCATGCCCATGAGCCCCAACCAGCTCGAGCGCAAGGCCCGCTCCCACACACGATACCAGTCGCTGACAACCATCGAAAAAGACGTCGTGCGCAGCAACCAGTCCACCGCAGAGCAGTACGACTCCCTCGGCCTCGCCAACTACGAGGCCATGGAGACCTTCCAGCGCAACCGCCGCGGCTAG
- the moeB gene encoding molybdopterin-synthase adenylyltransferase MoeB, giving the protein MSDPLPALSPDELRRYARHLSIPEFGLDSQRRLKAGGVLCIGAGGLGSPIAMYLAAAGLGRIGLVDADVVDVSNLQRQILHGTADVGRPKLESARDRLHQINPHVQIDLYRTVFTGENAMAMAADYDVIIDGTDNFPTRYLSNDVAVFLKKPNVYGSILRFEGQCSVFAPHLGGPCYRCMAPQPPAPGLVPSCAEGGVLGVLPGLIGTMQATEAIKLITGIGQPLVGRLLHVDTLSMKFRTFNLRRDPECPVCGDQPTITEPIDYQGFCGLPSQNQPTMSSPTPPDVPAITVKDLQAMQASGENFFLLDVREPYEFEIARIPGSTLIPLGQLADRLGEVPQDQKVVIHCRSGMRSAKALSLLEQEGYKDLWNVTGGILAWSEEVDPTVPAY; this is encoded by the coding sequence ATGTCAGATCCTCTTCCAGCCCTGTCACCCGATGAATTGCGCCGCTATGCGCGGCACCTGAGCATCCCGGAGTTTGGGCTTGATTCACAGCGCCGTCTTAAGGCGGGAGGGGTGCTTTGCATTGGTGCCGGGGGGTTGGGCTCCCCCATCGCCATGTACCTGGCAGCGGCCGGACTGGGGCGGATCGGCCTGGTGGACGCCGACGTAGTGGATGTCTCCAACCTCCAGCGACAGATCTTGCACGGCACGGCAGATGTGGGTCGGCCGAAGCTCGAGTCTGCCCGGGACCGGCTGCACCAGATCAATCCCCATGTTCAGATCGATCTCTACAGGACCGTTTTCACTGGCGAAAACGCAATGGCCATGGCGGCGGACTACGACGTGATCATCGACGGCACAGACAACTTCCCCACCCGTTACCTCAGCAATGACGTCGCCGTCTTTCTGAAAAAACCGAATGTGTACGGCTCCATCCTGCGATTTGAAGGGCAGTGCAGTGTCTTTGCCCCGCACTTGGGCGGCCCTTGCTACCGCTGCATGGCCCCACAGCCCCCCGCACCTGGGCTGGTACCCAGTTGTGCAGAGGGAGGGGTGTTGGGAGTGCTGCCAGGGCTGATTGGCACCATGCAGGCGACGGAGGCGATCAAGCTGATCACCGGCATCGGCCAGCCCCTCGTGGGTCGCCTGTTGCATGTGGACACTCTGAGCATGAAGTTCCGCACCTTCAATCTCCGGCGCGATCCCGAATGCCCGGTCTGCGGCGACCAGCCGACCATCACTGAACCGATCGACTATCAGGGCTTTTGCGGCCTGCCTTCCCAGAATCAACCCACCATGAGCTCCCCCACCCCTCCCGACGTCCCCGCCATCACCGTAAAGGATCTCCAGGCCATGCAGGCCAGCGGGGAAAACTTCTTCCTTCTGGATGTGCGTGAACCCTACGAGTTCGAGATCGCCCGCATTCCCGGCTCCACCCTTATCCCGCTGGGCCAGTTGGCCGACCGCTTGGGCGAGGTGCCGCAGGACCAGAAGGTGGTGATCCACTGCCGCAGTGGCATGCGCAGCGCAAAGGCCCTGAGTCTGCTCGAGCAAGAGGGTTACAAGGATTTATGGAACGTCACCGGCGGCATCCTTGCCTGGAGTGAGGAGGTTGATCCAACTGTGCCTGCGTATTGA
- a CDS encoding TatD family hydrolase — translation MPYIEPHGHMVSRTTDDYEKLALAGCETICEPAFWAGFDRASAQGFYDYFRQITEYEPKRAARFGIKHYTWLCINPKESEDPELADDVLALIPQFLGKPNVLGIGEIGLNKNSRNELQVLEKHIQIAADYDQLILVHTPHLEDKLKGTRLILDALKNHSKITPDRVIIDHVEEHTIDLVLDKGFWAGITLYPESKCTPHRAIDMLEGHSGERIWMNSACDWGISDPLAVPKTMLEMRRRGWSPSAVQRVAYDNPVTFMKQSGKFHLD, via the coding sequence ATGCCCTACATCGAGCCTCATGGTCACATGGTCAGCCGCACGACGGATGACTACGAAAAGCTGGCTCTGGCCGGATGTGAAACCATCTGCGAGCCTGCCTTCTGGGCGGGGTTTGACCGCGCCAGCGCCCAGGGATTCTACGACTACTTCCGTCAAATCACTGAGTACGAGCCCAAGCGCGCGGCCCGCTTTGGCATCAAACACTATACATGGCTCTGTATCAATCCCAAGGAGTCAGAGGATCCCGAGCTCGCGGACGACGTGCTGGCACTCATCCCGCAGTTTTTGGGCAAGCCCAACGTGCTTGGGATCGGTGAGATCGGTCTGAACAAGAACAGCCGCAATGAACTTCAGGTGTTGGAGAAGCACATTCAGATCGCGGCCGACTACGATCAGCTCATTCTGGTGCACACGCCCCACCTGGAGGACAAGCTCAAGGGCACTCGATTGATTTTAGACGCCCTCAAGAACCATTCCAAAATCACGCCGGACCGCGTCATCATTGATCACGTGGAAGAGCACACCATCGACCTCGTGCTGGATAAGGGATTCTGGGCGGGCATCACCTTGTACCCGGAGAGCAAGTGCACCCCGCATCGTGCGATTGATATGCTCGAGGGTCATAGTGGCGAGCGCATTTGGATGAATTCGGCGTGTGACTGGGGTATCAGTGATCCCTTGGCCGTCCCCAAGACCATGCTGGAGATGAGGCGCCGTGGCTGGAGCCCCAGCGCCGTACAGCGGGTGGCCTATGACAACCCCGTGACCTTCATGAAGCAGAGCGGGAAGTTTCATCTGGACTGA
- a CDS encoding LpxI family protein, with protein MSAAPPPSTIALIAGNGVYPETFVRAARKAGVDRLVVAGFVDETRPSLEGSVDAMAWFRVGQLSKMIAFFKKEGVKHVVMVGQIAPKNLFDLRPDLRLLMMLARLKRRNAETLFGGIADEMKKDGIELLPATTFLEEFMPAAGHVAGPNPKKRRWEDAEYGFTIAKASSKLDIGQTVVVRNGTVLAVEAFEGTNEAIKRGGALGKGSATMVKVSKPNQDMRFDVPVVGPDTISTAAAAGVDVIAVEAGMTLILDQSEVFRRCAELKVSLLAVGDSVGQ; from the coding sequence GTGTCCGCCGCGCCTCCTCCGTCCACCATCGCCCTGATCGCCGGCAACGGCGTCTATCCAGAAACGTTCGTCCGTGCTGCCCGCAAGGCTGGGGTGGATCGCCTCGTCGTCGCAGGTTTTGTTGATGAGACCCGTCCCAGCTTGGAAGGGAGTGTGGATGCCATGGCCTGGTTCCGGGTGGGCCAGCTCAGCAAGATGATCGCCTTTTTCAAGAAAGAAGGGGTAAAACACGTAGTGATGGTAGGTCAGATCGCCCCCAAAAATCTCTTCGATCTCCGGCCCGACCTGCGGCTGCTGATGATGCTGGCCCGTCTGAAACGGCGCAATGCGGAGACCCTCTTTGGCGGCATTGCTGATGAGATGAAAAAGGACGGCATCGAGTTGCTGCCCGCAACGACGTTTCTGGAGGAGTTCATGCCCGCCGCCGGTCATGTGGCGGGGCCTAATCCCAAAAAACGTCGCTGGGAAGACGCGGAGTACGGCTTCACCATCGCCAAGGCCTCCAGCAAGCTCGACATCGGTCAGACCGTGGTGGTGCGCAACGGCACGGTGCTCGCTGTGGAGGCCTTCGAGGGCACGAATGAAGCCATCAAACGTGGCGGTGCCCTGGGTAAGGGCAGTGCCACCATGGTCAAGGTGAGCAAGCCCAACCAGGATATGCGCTTTGACGTCCCAGTCGTCGGTCCTGATACCATCTCCACCGCCGCTGCTGCGGGAGTGGATGTGATTGCCGTGGAGGCCGGCATGACTCTGATCCTGGATCAAAGCGAAGTGTTCCGCCGATGTGCAGAGCTGAAGGTGAGCCTGCTGGCAGTCGGTGATTCAGTAGGTCAGTAA
- a CDS encoding bifunctional 4-hydroxy-2-oxoglutarate aldolase/2-dehydro-3-deoxy-phosphogluconate aldolase — MHEVLAQIEKLAVVPTIVLSDVSHSEPLAEALIDGGLPCAEVTLRTPVALEVLRRMASIKESLLLGAGTVLNIEQADEAIAAGAKYIVSPGMDEGLIRHCQSKNVPIIPGACTPTEVMLAVKLGLECVKFFPSSAYGGITVIKALHGPFPQMRFLPTGGVTRETMGEYLGFKPVIAVGGTWMVRKEWLANGRYDIVSDACIVTRSTIDLIRRSKPQEGADE, encoded by the coding sequence ATGCACGAAGTTCTCGCCCAAATTGAGAAGCTTGCTGTTGTCCCTACGATCGTCCTCTCAGACGTTTCGCACTCTGAACCCCTTGCCGAGGCACTGATCGATGGCGGCCTGCCCTGTGCCGAGGTCACCCTGCGTACCCCCGTGGCTCTGGAGGTGCTGCGCCGCATGGCCAGCATCAAAGAGTCCCTCCTCCTGGGGGCGGGTACCGTGCTCAATATTGAGCAGGCGGATGAAGCGATCGCCGCCGGGGCCAAGTACATTGTTTCACCCGGCATGGATGAAGGCCTCATCCGCCACTGCCAGTCCAAGAACGTGCCCATAATCCCCGGGGCCTGCACACCCACGGAGGTGATGCTTGCCGTGAAACTGGGGCTGGAGTGCGTGAAGTTTTTCCCCAGCAGCGCGTATGGCGGCATCACGGTCATCAAGGCCCTGCATGGACCGTTCCCCCAAATGCGCTTCCTCCCCACCGGTGGGGTCACCCGGGAGACCATGGGCGAGTACTTGGGCTTCAAACCTGTGATCGCTGTCGGTGGCACGTGGATGGTCCGGAAGGAGTGGCTTGCCAACGGGCGCTACGACATCGTCTCTGACGCCTGCATCGTCACCCGCAGTACCATCGACCTCATTCGCCGCTCAAAGCCTCAAGAGGGCGCCGACGAATGA
- a CDS encoding phosphatase PAP2 family protein: MIWRFQFPERTFLLAVLAGCLSLWLFIEVADEVQEGESHAYDEAILRSLRQPADPALPIGPTWLREASRDITALGGGTVVTLVTLAVLGFLLLRQKLALMLVVLISTAGGGLLSGVLKSFFARERPSHIPHLMEATSPSFPSGHSMLAAIVYLTLGAMLGRITQRRREKYYFLGVAVVIVILVGLSRMFLGVHFPTDVLAGWSAGIVWAVFCASAARWLQQKGQVEPPDAI, from the coding sequence ATGATCTGGCGATTCCAGTTCCCGGAAAGAACGTTCCTGCTTGCTGTGCTGGCCGGTTGCCTGAGCCTCTGGCTTTTCATCGAGGTGGCGGACGAGGTGCAGGAGGGCGAGAGCCATGCCTATGATGAGGCCATCCTGCGCAGCCTTCGCCAGCCCGCCGATCCAGCCCTGCCCATCGGTCCCACCTGGCTGAGAGAAGCCAGCCGCGACATCACCGCGCTGGGAGGCGGCACGGTGGTCACCCTGGTGACTCTGGCCGTGCTGGGCTTCCTGCTGCTCAGGCAAAAGCTCGCTCTCATGTTGGTGGTGCTGATCTCCACCGCGGGCGGTGGATTGCTCTCGGGAGTTCTCAAGAGCTTCTTTGCGCGGGAGCGTCCCTCCCACATCCCTCATTTGATGGAGGCGACCTCCCCCTCCTTCCCCAGTGGTCACTCTATGCTTGCGGCCATCGTGTACCTCACCCTGGGTGCCATGCTCGGTCGCATCACCCAGCGCCGTAGGGAGAAATACTACTTTCTGGGCGTGGCAGTGGTCATCGTCATCCTCGTGGGGCTGAGCCGCATGTTCTTGGGGGTGCACTTTCCCACAGACGTCCTGGCTGGTTGGTCCGCGGGGATTGTCTGGGCTGTGTTTTGCGCCTCCGCAGCCCGCTGGCTGCAACAGAAGGGACAGGTGGAACCACCTGACGCCATCTGA